The following DNA comes from Athene noctua chromosome 1, bAthNoc1.hap1.1, whole genome shotgun sequence.
CATTTTGTCTCGTATTGATACAAACGTTCCTTGGGTAGCCATTGGCTGTCTCAGACAACTGCTTTTGCAAAATGGCCAGGGAGACTTTATTTGATGCTGTCAGCTCCCTCATGGAGATCATCTCTCCAGAGAGCCTCCTCCCCTCGGTGTCGCTGTCATATTGTCCATCAGCGTCCACTGAGATATTATGTCGACGTAGGCGAGCTCCTGGGGTGATGGCATTGCGACGTCCAAGGCGGGTACTTGATTTATGGCACTTTGGGCAACATCTGCATTCGAATTTTTTCAACACCCAGTTCAAAACTTGCTTGATTACGATTGAGATGACATTAAAAAGAGAGTATATGCAACATACCCCCATTAATATAAATATGAAGTTTCCGAATCTGTATAATCCCTGGTTTTGGTATGCAGCATTCTGGCTGCTTACCAAATCTCCAAAGCCAATGGTGCTGAAGGTGACAAAGCAATAGTACAAGGAGTCAATGTAGTTCCATCCTTCCACCGCTGTGTACATCGCGGAGGCGCAGCAGGAAAGAGTAATAGCAAAAATTCCCAGAATCAGCATCACATGGTAAACAGATGGCTTCCACCCCACGAGGTTGCCCACCCCCGGCACAGCTGGCCCCCTTCGGAAGTTGGGAGGTAGGAGACCACTTCTTCGCAGCTGTCTCTCATGGCATGCCTTCATGATAAATGCCAGGAGAGAGATAATGCGCTCCAAGAAGAGGTTGAAGAAAAGGATAGTCCCAGCACACCCAAAAAGGCCATAAATGATGAGGAACACTTTTCCAGCCACGGTTGCTGGTGTTGTCATCCCAAAACCTAAAGTGTGGAGATAAATGAGTATCGTTAATGACATGGTTTTCCATGCATAAGATCAGGACACATGTAACTTAACAAAGGTGCCATCTCACTGGACAAAAGAAGGAGTGCTACCTCTAAGTCAGCTTAGGCCAACATGAAACTGAGTTTGGTAAAGAATTAAGAAGGCACCAGAAAGGTCAACGAGCTGACCAAAACTCAAGAGGGAGCAAAACATCCTCGCAGAGACGAAAGATGGTATTAACAGAAAAACACCATGCTCTAAATGGTATTAACAGAGAAACACCACTCTCTAAACACAGGTGGATGCATTCCCTGCTCCCATGCGTGTGAGCCAGCGTGGCCTGACGGAAAGTTTAAGCTCTTTATTGACAAGCTGTAACCCAGCATAACACTGTTGTTATCGAGGGTTGATAATACCACTCCTGCTGAGAAGGTGGAAGGTTTCAGGCtgtgtaacaggaaaaaaacctccacctCCCAAAGActgaatattgttttaaaaataacagcacttTAAAGTTTTAACCAAATCACAACTGTGACTAGCCCACCTGACATAATccaagaaggaaggaaaagtcatAGCCCCGTTTTAAGCCACCTGGCAGACTGGGAGCACTAGGGTCTTGCAGACTGAAAATTACAGCAGGGAAAAACACTGACACACAGCTAAATAGAAAAATCAGGGCACACAAACTCTGCAATATTAATTCaccttttctttacagaattgtCTTTTCACATTACTCATACACAGAATTTTATACAGAAGCAGTAATGCCTTGTATGTAGCTATAGATAAATAACAGCAAAAGTGATCTTAAATTTGCATGCAAATAAATACAGTTAGTTTGCTCCATGTTATTTGCTGATAAgttattttatgaaaaagaacTGCATATATTTCACATATTAGCTAAGGAAGATTCTTCTGAAGCTCAGTTCTGTAGGTATTGTCATTGTTCTGCCATTCTTCCCAGTAAAAATGCTCAGTGGTTCAGTCAAAAATATTCTGATGGAATTGAGGTGACTACTCTTGTCCCATGAATAAATAACCACATATAATTTAAATGAATGGTTTGTCAAAAGTCCACATGCTGAAATTTCTTTACCTTATTGTTCCACAAAAATGCTAAGCAAGTAATATATTTGGGGAGGTAAACATCAAGATCAGACCATATGAGTGAAATGTTGCAAAGAAAAATGACGTACTTTTAGCACAGAGCATAATGAAATAAGTAAATCCACTTTATTACCATGATGCACCtttaaacagcaacagaaaaatattccctACGTAAAATGAGTTGAGATTGCTGCTTGAAATCTATAAATTGATTTTTGCAATGGCTGTACTTTTCTAAGTAATTTATTTGTGCCACCTTTGTACTTCAACGATACAGAACTTAGCATTTGTTGATAAAAGAATGTAAATGCTTCTGACAAATAAACTTGGAAATATCTTTT
Coding sequences within:
- the KCNK12 gene encoding potassium channel subfamily K member 12 — its product is MMPPRGAAGSCRRRRLAPLNEDNGRFLLLAALIAAYLSAGATVFSALESPSEAAAQLRWNRTLHNFSRIFNISLPELRAFLRSYEAAMAAGIRVDALRPRWDFPGAFYFVGTVVSTIGFGMTTPATVAGKVFLIIYGLFGCAGTILFFNLFLERIISLLAFIMKACHERQLRRSGLLPPNFRRGPAVPGVGNLVGWKPSVYHVMLILGIFAITLSCCASAMYTAVEGWNYIDSLYYCFVTFSTIGFGDLVSSQNAAYQNQGLYRFGNFIFILMGVCCIYSLFNVISIVIKQVLNWVLKKFECRCCPKCHKSSTRLGRRNAITPGARLRRHNISVDADGQYDSDTEGRRLSGEMISMRELTASNKVSLAILQKQLSETANGYPRNVCINTRQNGFSAGVGALAIMNNRLAETSDSR